One window of the Rhodohalobacter sp. SW132 genome contains the following:
- a CDS encoding ThuA domain-containing protein, giving the protein MKKILFGVAGSLILALLSITAHAQSHNVLYVTGGGHHDYEAQEEFLRSELTDRMDISWETDFTAGQDRNDFIIERFNESNWIDGYDAVIYNMCFADVTDNEYIERITQAHYDSGAAAVVLHCAMHTFRDAETEEWDRLIGLDTYYHERQQRSFKIEPINRYHRVMDEFPEVAWVQPVDELYIVTDTYDDLIPLAEAWGPETEEWHPVLWLNTYGNARVVGTAAGHNTGVMEDEVFLNFLVNGLEWAFDK; this is encoded by the coding sequence ATGAAAAAGATACTATTTGGAGTGGCGGGCAGTTTAATTCTTGCCTTGTTATCGATAACAGCACATGCCCAGTCCCATAATGTTCTCTATGTTACCGGAGGAGGACATCACGATTATGAGGCTCAGGAAGAGTTTTTAAGAAGTGAATTGACAGACCGCATGGATATTTCCTGGGAAACGGACTTTACTGCAGGTCAGGATCGAAACGATTTTATTATTGAGCGATTCAACGAATCAAACTGGATTGATGGTTACGATGCCGTCATTTATAACATGTGTTTTGCCGATGTTACGGATAATGAGTATATCGAGCGAATTACACAGGCTCATTACGATTCCGGAGCTGCTGCGGTTGTTCTGCACTGCGCAATGCATACATTCCGGGATGCTGAAACGGAAGAGTGGGACCGTCTGATCGGCCTCGATACGTATTATCACGAACGACAGCAGAGATCTTTTAAAATTGAACCGATCAACCGGTACCACAGAGTGATGGATGAATTTCCCGAAGTTGCCTGGGTCCAGCCGGTCGATGAACTCTATATCGTAACCGATACCTACGACGACTTGATTCCGCTTGCCGAGGCGTGGGGACCCGAAACCGAAGAGTGGCACCCGGTATTATGGCTTAACACTTACGGAAATGCTCGTGTGGTTGGTACTGCTGCCGGACATAACACAGGCGTGATGGAAGATGAAGTCTTTCTGAATTTTCTCGTGAACGGGCTCGAATGGGCGTTTGACAAGTAA
- a CDS encoding sodium-dependent transporter: MATTPANSRGTWNTKLGFILAAAGSAVGLGNIWRFPTVMAENGGAAFLFIYALLVFVIGYPVMVAELSIGRKTRKNPVGAFKALSSNKIFTLAGFWCVICGVAILSFYVVIAGWTISYFFEQIFYYFGMFSLAEWVSNIDNGWLNVGVALLFMGITISVILGGISQGIEKAVRTLMPMLVVIIVILIVYVMFQPGAGAGLREYLVPDFSAINMDLILAAMGQAFFSLSLGMGALITYGSYLNRKENIPEAAAYVTGFDVGIAFLAGMLIMPTIYMAQAEGLVIYDDAGSLVAGPALIFQVLPELFHEMGGIIGLIFGGTFFLLLTIAALTSSISLLEVPTSYIIDEHNVSRKKAAILVGGVISLISVFIAFDTSLIDDIDFIFSVIGLPLGGFIICIFLAYIWKTENAKLELEQGFKNLDNHWFWPVWKVFIKFICPALIALILGTTIYGIF; the protein is encoded by the coding sequence TTGGCTACAACACCAGCAAATTCCCGGGGCACCTGGAACACAAAACTTGGATTTATACTTGCCGCAGCGGGGTCGGCTGTTGGTTTGGGGAATATTTGGCGATTTCCCACCGTGATGGCTGAAAATGGCGGAGCCGCTTTCCTTTTTATCTATGCTTTGCTCGTTTTTGTTATCGGCTACCCTGTTATGGTGGCTGAATTAAGTATTGGCCGGAAAACACGGAAAAATCCTGTTGGTGCATTTAAGGCACTGAGCAGTAATAAAATCTTTACCCTTGCCGGTTTTTGGTGTGTGATTTGCGGAGTGGCTATCCTCTCCTTCTATGTGGTGATAGCCGGATGGACCATCAGTTACTTCTTTGAACAAATCTTCTACTATTTTGGCATGTTCTCCCTTGCCGAATGGGTATCAAATATCGACAATGGCTGGCTGAATGTTGGTGTTGCCCTGTTATTTATGGGGATCACCATTTCAGTAATTCTGGGAGGAATTAGTCAGGGTATAGAAAAAGCTGTTCGTACACTCATGCCGATGCTTGTTGTCATTATTGTAATTTTGATCGTTTATGTGATGTTTCAGCCGGGTGCCGGTGCAGGATTACGGGAGTATCTTGTTCCTGATTTCAGCGCCATTAATATGGACCTGATACTTGCCGCAATGGGGCAGGCGTTTTTCTCACTTTCACTGGGCATGGGAGCGCTCATCACGTACGGTTCCTATCTGAACAGGAAAGAAAATATTCCGGAAGCAGCCGCTTACGTGACAGGATTTGATGTTGGAATTGCATTTCTTGCCGGTATGCTAATCATGCCTACCATTTATATGGCACAAGCAGAAGGGTTGGTGATTTATGATGATGCAGGCTCACTGGTGGCGGGACCTGCCCTAATCTTCCAGGTTCTTCCGGAACTTTTCCATGAAATGGGGGGAATAATTGGACTGATTTTTGGTGGCACTTTCTTTCTGCTGCTAACCATTGCTGCACTTACATCATCCATTTCACTTCTCGAGGTTCCAACATCCTATATCATAGATGAACACAATGTATCGAGAAAGAAAGCAGCCATTTTAGTTGGCGGAGTTATCTCCTTAATTTCTGTTTTTATTGCATTTGACACGAGCCTCATCGACGATATCGATTTCATTTTCAGTGTGATCGGATTACCACTGGGCGGATTTATCATCTGTATTTTCCTGGCTTACATCTGGAAAACAGAAAATGCAAAACTGGAGCTTGAACAGGGGTTTAAAAATTTAGATAATCACTGGTTTTGGCCCGTATGGAAAGTTTTCATCAAATTTATTTGCCCCGCACTGATTGCACTGATCCTGGGAACCACGATTTATGGGATTTTTTAG
- the gcvH gene encoding glycine cleavage system protein GcvH: MNIPSDLKYTQEHEWVKDNGDGTITVGITDFAQGELGDIVFVELEAEGFEFDKDDVFGTVEAVKTVSELFAPVGGEIVEINESLEDDPEIVNNHPYGGGWMVKIKVSDPSELNSLLSAEEYGELID; this comes from the coding sequence ATGAATATTCCATCTGATCTGAAATATACCCAGGAACATGAATGGGTTAAGGATAACGGAGACGGTACAATTACGGTGGGTATCACCGATTTTGCCCAGGGAGAACTTGGAGATATCGTTTTTGTTGAACTTGAAGCCGAAGGATTTGAATTCGATAAAGACGATGTGTTCGGTACCGTTGAAGCTGTTAAAACCGTATCAGAGCTGTTTGCTCCTGTCGGTGGTGAAATCGTAGAAATCAACGAATCTTTAGAAGACGATCCTGAAATTGTTAACAATCACCCCTATGGTGGAGGCTGGATGGTAAAAATTAAAGTATCCGACCCATCCGAACTTAACTCCCTCCTCTCCGCCGAGGAATACGGCGAATTGATAGATTAG
- a CDS encoding ABC transporter substrate-binding protein, producing MKYFTLLFFAFFATAHLVIAQDFDEALQLYEEGNFEEAAQIFSELNDDRAVLFTGKSYFGMQNYARANEYLKHVAENSTEANYRQEAAYTIALSHFRMKHYAQSLDQLHDLITGDERGRIRVDSQRFYRQILRYLSAEERFQVLNQTRNTDVAGDVVRSSWDYVSHNEYNALKNAFLNRITDSERYESLREELTREPRVESMQRNYPTPPEGMVYNIGVILPASEERSADMMVPRNLFYGITIAAEEFNSQHSDKKIFLKFKNSHRHADSTANAFRDLVLNGHVDAVIGPLFSEPARSMAELSEKYQVPMFAPLANSDQINLGYNYTYQMNPTFEVHGKRMARHAVQTLGLDTLAVISQKDALGTASARSFRHEAERLGAFISYYIEEDFASFGYDLSDFTKVFTRDPEEISEHNYMRTDGIYAPFTGQAANTLINLLMTDLEVLRSNMVIMGSEEWENTNLSSWQRQNFEVYYTQAFGTEADTSVVNFVRQDFETRFGIEPDQFGKIGYDVGTYLFNQISEAGNPAYLGEVIRASDRYQGLELSIDMNQNRINQSLHIRPLTDPARQRINR from the coding sequence ATGAAATATTTTACACTCCTTTTTTTCGCTTTTTTTGCTACTGCCCACCTTGTCATTGCCCAGGATTTTGATGAAGCTTTACAGCTATACGAAGAAGGAAACTTCGAAGAGGCTGCACAAATATTCAGCGAGCTTAATGATGACAGGGCCGTACTTTTTACCGGAAAAAGCTATTTCGGAATGCAAAATTACGCCCGCGCCAATGAATATTTGAAACACGTAGCAGAGAATTCAACTGAGGCAAACTATCGCCAGGAAGCTGCATACACAATTGCACTGTCCCACTTCCGGATGAAGCATTATGCGCAAAGCCTCGATCAGCTTCACGATTTAATTACCGGTGATGAGCGCGGCAGAATACGGGTGGATTCTCAGCGGTTCTACAGGCAAATTCTACGGTATCTCAGTGCAGAAGAGCGGTTTCAGGTTTTAAATCAGACCCGGAATACAGATGTAGCAGGTGATGTGGTTCGTTCATCATGGGATTACGTGAGCCACAACGAGTATAATGCTCTCAAAAATGCTTTTTTGAACAGAATTACAGATTCGGAACGATATGAATCCCTTCGTGAAGAGCTCACCCGGGAACCGCGGGTTGAATCGATGCAAAGAAATTACCCTACTCCTCCTGAGGGAATGGTTTATAACATCGGGGTAATTCTTCCCGCCTCAGAAGAACGTTCTGCCGATATGATGGTTCCGCGAAATTTGTTTTATGGAATTACAATTGCTGCTGAAGAATTTAATAGTCAGCATTCTGATAAAAAGATATTTCTGAAATTCAAAAACTCCCACCGACATGCTGATTCAACAGCAAATGCTTTCCGTGATCTTGTTCTGAATGGTCATGTTGATGCTGTTATCGGTCCATTATTTTCTGAACCAGCCCGCTCTATGGCTGAACTATCAGAAAAGTATCAGGTACCGATGTTTGCCCCCCTTGCTAATTCCGATCAGATCAATCTCGGCTATAACTACACCTATCAAATGAACCCGACATTTGAAGTTCACGGAAAAAGAATGGCTCGTCACGCAGTTCAAACCCTGGGACTCGATACACTCGCTGTGATTTCGCAAAAAGATGCCCTTGGAACTGCTTCAGCAAGAAGTTTCCGGCATGAAGCTGAACGTCTGGGTGCTTTTATATCCTACTACATCGAAGAGGATTTTGCTTCTTTCGGTTATGATCTTTCCGATTTTACTAAAGTTTTTACCCGGGACCCTGAAGAGATCTCAGAACATAATTATATGAGAACAGATGGGATTTATGCACCATTTACAGGCCAGGCCGCTAACACGTTGATAAATCTGCTTATGACCGACCTGGAGGTATTAAGAAGCAATATGGTTATAATGGGTTCTGAAGAATGGGAAAATACAAATCTATCCTCCTGGCAGCGCCAAAATTTTGAGGTTTACTACACCCAGGCATTCGGCACTGAAGCGGATACAAGTGTTGTGAATTTCGTTCGTCAGGATTTTGAAACCCGATTTGGAATTGAACCCGACCAGTTCGGTAAAATTGGTTATGATGTGGGTACCTATCTTTTCAATCAAATCTCTGAAGCCGGAAACCCAGCCTATCTTGGTGAAGTCATACGGGCAAGTGACCGGTACCAGGGACTGGAGTTAAGTATTGACATGAATCAGAATAGAATCAATCAAAGTTTACACATCCGGCCGCTAACCGATCCTGCCAGGCAAAGGATTAACAGATGA
- the accC gene encoding acetyl-CoA carboxylase biotin carboxylase subunit, translating to MFEKILVANRGEIALRIIRTCKEMGIKTVAVYSTADQDSLHVKFADEAVCIGPPPSKESYLKVQSILAAAEITNAEAIHPGYGFLSENAEFSRICSEHNLKFIGPSPEMIAKMGDKATAKATMIESGVPVVPGSDGIVTTYEDAKKIAEDIGFPLIIKASAGGGGRGMRVVESEEKFKQSYDTCKNEASTVFGNPAVYIEKFVQNPRHIEIQILGDQHGNVIHLGERECSLQRRHQKMLEEAPSPIATPELREKMGAAAVKAGKAINYEGAGTIEFLVDKDHNFYFMEMNTRIQVEHPVTEEITYVDLVKEQIRVAAGEKIENEPLKIRGHAIECRINAEDPAHNFRPTAGVATAFNIPGGHSTRVDTHAYAGYRIPPHYDSMIAKLIVSAPTREEAIKRMRRALQEFIVEGIKTTIPYHLQLMDDEGFQKGEFNTHYLEKSFKFNPDKE from the coding sequence ATGTTTGAAAAAATTCTGGTAGCCAACCGAGGTGAAATCGCCCTCAGAATCATACGAACCTGTAAAGAGATGGGAATCAAAACGGTTGCTGTCTACTCTACTGCTGATCAGGATTCACTGCATGTGAAATTTGCGGATGAAGCGGTTTGTATTGGCCCTCCGCCCAGTAAAGAAAGTTATCTGAAGGTACAATCTATTCTGGCAGCCGCAGAAATCACTAACGCCGAAGCTATACATCCCGGATATGGATTTTTGTCAGAAAACGCTGAATTCAGCCGAATATGCAGCGAACACAATTTGAAGTTTATCGGTCCATCCCCCGAAATGATTGCAAAAATGGGTGATAAGGCCACGGCAAAAGCAACCATGATCGAAAGTGGTGTTCCCGTAGTTCCGGGATCAGACGGTATCGTAACGACCTATGAAGATGCCAAAAAGATCGCTGAAGACATTGGGTTTCCCCTGATCATCAAAGCAAGTGCAGGCGGCGGCGGCCGCGGAATGAGGGTTGTGGAGAGCGAAGAAAAATTTAAGCAATCGTACGACACGTGTAAAAATGAAGCCTCTACGGTATTCGGGAACCCGGCTGTATACATCGAAAAATTCGTTCAAAATCCCCGCCATATTGAAATTCAAATCCTTGGTGATCAGCACGGAAATGTAATTCACCTCGGAGAACGGGAATGCTCGCTTCAAAGGCGCCATCAGAAAATGCTTGAGGAAGCCCCCTCTCCCATTGCCACACCTGAACTTCGCGAAAAAATGGGAGCTGCTGCGGTGAAAGCCGGAAAAGCGATCAACTATGAAGGAGCGGGAACCATTGAGTTTCTTGTGGATAAAGACCATAATTTCTACTTCATGGAAATGAACACCCGGATTCAGGTAGAACACCCGGTGACCGAAGAAATTACCTACGTCGATCTTGTTAAAGAGCAGATTCGTGTTGCTGCAGGCGAAAAAATAGAAAATGAACCGTTAAAGATTCGCGGTCATGCCATTGAATGCAGAATTAACGCTGAGGATCCTGCCCATAATTTCCGGCCAACTGCCGGAGTTGCTACCGCATTTAATATTCCGGGCGGACACAGCACCCGTGTGGACACCCACGCTTATGCCGGGTACAGAATACCTCCGCATTACGACTCCATGATCGCAAAACTGATTGTAAGTGCACCAACCCGCGAGGAAGCAATCAAACGAATGCGCCGTGCATTGCAGGAATTTATTGTTGAAGGTATCAAAACCACCATTCCATACCATCTGCAGCTGATGGATGATGAAGGATTTCAAAAAGGTGAATTCAACACTCATTATCTTGAAAAATCGTTCAAATTTAACCCCGATAAAGAGTAA
- the guaA gene encoding glutamine-hydrolyzing GMP synthase, which translates to MNNHTEDWILILDFGSQYTQLIARRIRELNVYCEIHPYNTSPESFNDDPPKGIVLSGGPSSVYDEDAPLLNLDYLDFNVPVLGICYGLQSLAHTIHPGSVEKAEKREFGRATLIVDKGEDLLHNIDERSAVWMSHGDHIHSLPDSYEVIAHTANAPVAAVRHKKKQIFGVQFHPEVAHTDEGQQIFLNFVDTICKCSREWTAASFIETQVRLVREQVGKEKVLCALSGGVDSTVVATLLHKAIGDQLQCIFVDNGLLRKNEFQQVLTTYEEQLNLPVKGVDASKEFLDNLDGVFDPEEKRKIIGNTFIEVFDREVSDNKSYKFLAQGTLYPDVIESVSFKGPSATIKSHHNVGGLPEKMNLELVEPVRELFKDEVRNVGRELGIPESFISRHPFPGPGLGIRVIGKLSPDRLNLLREVDHIFIESLREYDLYDQVWQALAVLLPVQSVGVMGDERTYEFTAALRAVTSRDGMTADWAHLPYDFLSEVSNKIINEVRGINRVVYDVSSKPPSTIEWE; encoded by the coding sequence ATGAATAATCATACCGAAGACTGGATCCTCATTCTTGATTTTGGATCGCAGTACACCCAGCTTATTGCCCGAAGAATCAGAGAGCTGAACGTATATTGCGAAATCCATCCCTATAACACCTCACCTGAATCTTTCAACGATGATCCGCCAAAAGGAATTGTTCTCTCCGGCGGACCCAGTAGTGTATATGATGAGGATGCCCCCCTGCTGAATCTCGATTATCTCGATTTTAACGTACCTGTACTTGGTATTTGTTATGGACTGCAATCACTTGCACATACAATACATCCCGGATCCGTTGAAAAAGCTGAAAAAAGAGAGTTTGGCCGTGCAACTCTTATTGTTGATAAAGGTGAAGATCTTTTACATAACATTGATGAACGGTCTGCAGTATGGATGAGTCATGGCGATCATATCCACTCGCTGCCTGATTCCTATGAAGTCATTGCACATACCGCCAATGCACCCGTGGCTGCGGTTCGGCATAAAAAGAAGCAAATTTTTGGTGTACAGTTTCATCCTGAGGTAGCGCACACGGATGAGGGACAACAAATATTTCTAAATTTTGTAGATACCATTTGCAAATGCAGCAGAGAGTGGACAGCTGCATCTTTTATAGAAACACAGGTCAGGCTTGTGCGTGAACAGGTTGGAAAAGAAAAAGTACTCTGTGCGCTCTCCGGCGGCGTTGACTCTACGGTAGTTGCGACTCTTCTACATAAAGCGATTGGCGACCAGCTGCAATGCATTTTTGTTGATAACGGTCTCCTCCGAAAAAATGAATTTCAGCAGGTTCTTACTACATACGAGGAACAACTAAATCTTCCCGTAAAAGGAGTAGATGCATCCAAAGAATTTCTTGATAACCTGGATGGAGTATTTGATCCGGAAGAGAAGAGAAAAATTATTGGGAATACATTTATTGAAGTATTCGACCGGGAAGTATCAGATAATAAATCCTATAAATTTCTTGCGCAGGGTACACTCTATCCCGATGTTATTGAAAGTGTTTCTTTTAAAGGGCCCTCTGCTACCATAAAATCTCACCACAATGTGGGCGGACTTCCTGAAAAGATGAATCTTGAATTGGTTGAACCCGTTCGTGAGCTGTTTAAAGATGAAGTGCGAAATGTAGGGCGTGAACTCGGAATTCCGGAATCATTTATTTCACGGCATCCGTTTCCGGGGCCTGGTTTGGGAATTCGTGTTATTGGCAAACTTTCACCTGACCGTCTGAACCTGCTCCGCGAAGTAGATCATATCTTTATTGAATCACTGCGTGAGTATGATCTTTATGATCAGGTGTGGCAGGCACTTGCCGTACTTCTGCCTGTGCAATCTGTGGGCGTCATGGGCGATGAACGAACGTATGAGTTCACGGCTGCACTCCGGGCCGTTACCAGTCGTGATGGAATGACAGCAGACTGGGCGCACCTCCCCTACGATTTTCTCTCCGAAGTAAGTAACAAAATCATCAATGAGGTCAGGGGAATTAACCGGGTGGTGTATGATGTAAGTTCTAAACCACCTTCCACAATAGAGTGGGAGTAA
- the efp gene encoding elongation factor P produces MAKISTSDFRNGLNILMDGEIYTITEFQHVKPGKGPAFVRTKLKGVVNEKNIDKTFRSGENVESIRIETHAYQFLYRDGDMFYFMHQETYEQIPLEAARVEKQDFIFDGLVCSLVIDVENDTILYAEPPDQVEAEIVQTDPGLKGDTAQGGSKPATISGGAVIQVPLFIDQGEKVKVDTRTGDYLERAK; encoded by the coding sequence ATGGCAAAAATAAGTACATCTGATTTTAGAAACGGGTTAAACATCCTGATGGATGGAGAAATCTACACAATCACCGAATTTCAGCACGTAAAACCGGGTAAAGGTCCGGCATTTGTACGTACAAAACTGAAAGGTGTTGTTAACGAAAAAAATATCGACAAAACGTTCCGATCCGGTGAAAATGTTGAATCCATCCGTATTGAAACACATGCTTACCAGTTTCTCTACCGCGATGGTGATATGTTCTACTTTATGCACCAGGAAACCTACGAACAGATTCCTCTTGAAGCGGCACGAGTTGAAAAGCAAGATTTTATATTCGACGGACTTGTCTGCTCTCTTGTTATTGACGTCGAGAACGATACCATTCTTTATGCCGAACCCCCGGATCAGGTAGAAGCTGAAATTGTTCAAACCGACCCCGGTCTTAAAGGAGATACAGCACAGGGAGGCAGTAAGCCGGCCACCATCTCCGGCGGAGCTGTTATTCAAGTTCCCCTGTTTATTGATCAGGGAGAAAAAGTTAAGGTAGATACCCGAACCGGTGACTACCTGGAACGAGCCAAATAA
- a CDS encoding sugar phosphate isomerase/epimerase gives MKFGVSLWLWTSPITTDVVATFAPKLSKWGFDTIEIPLDEPDLLDASEARKIIEDNGLHVTTCAAMGPGRDLIHPEIKVRDNGMEYMRKCLDKANQLGAPSFAGPIYAEVGRCWRSSDDYAKEMDLYVEQLNKLVDQAESNDVVMCIEPLNRFETSFINLTKQALEVVNRVGSKACKVMIDMFHAGIEEKNLGEAIRLAGKDLYHVQLAENDRGTPGTGQLDWDEVATALKEIDYDRHVIIETFSRDNDTLVAAAAIWRDLEESPDKLAVDGLKFLKKTMK, from the coding sequence ATGAAATTTGGTGTAAGTTTATGGCTTTGGACCTCTCCTATAACTACAGATGTGGTGGCTACATTTGCTCCTAAATTATCAAAATGGGGATTTGATACAATTGAAATTCCTCTTGATGAACCGGATTTATTAGATGCATCTGAAGCCAGGAAAATAATTGAAGACAATGGACTCCACGTAACTACGTGTGCGGCTATGGGGCCTGGCAGAGATCTCATTCACCCAGAGATAAAAGTTCGGGATAATGGAATGGAATATATGCGAAAGTGCCTGGATAAGGCGAATCAATTAGGCGCTCCATCTTTTGCAGGTCCTATTTATGCTGAAGTAGGTCGATGTTGGCGATCTTCAGATGATTATGCGAAGGAAATGGATCTTTACGTTGAGCAATTAAATAAGTTGGTAGATCAAGCGGAATCGAATGATGTTGTAATGTGTATTGAACCTTTGAACCGTTTTGAAACCAGTTTTATTAATTTAACAAAACAGGCTTTAGAAGTTGTAAATAGAGTTGGAAGCAAGGCGTGTAAGGTTATGATTGATATGTTTCATGCTGGAATTGAAGAAAAAAATCTCGGAGAAGCAATTCGGCTTGCAGGAAAAGATTTATATCATGTACAACTTGCAGAGAATGACCGTGGTACGCCTGGAACAGGTCAACTTGACTGGGATGAAGTGGCAACTGCTTTAAAAGAAATTGATTATGATCGTCATGTAATCATAGAAACTTTTTCACGCGATAACGATACTCTTGTTGCCGCTGCTGCAATCTGGAGAGACTTGGAGGAAAGCCCTGATAAGTTAGCTGTTGACGGATTGAAATTCTTAAAAAAAACAATGAAATAA
- the accB gene encoding acetyl-CoA carboxylase biotin carboxyl carrier protein: MDLKLVKNLLDLISESDVNEVSIEEGEFKLKVKKQSDSPAPQLQYQMPAQQQAAPAQPQAAAPASSQSGSESKSEEQPDGEVVKSPIVGTFYEAPSPDSDAFVKVGDSIGKGDTLCIIEAMKIMNEIDAEFSGTIQKILVSDGQPVEFDQPLFIIKKS; this comes from the coding sequence ATGGATTTAAAATTAGTTAAAAACCTGCTGGATCTTATTTCTGAAAGCGATGTAAATGAGGTCTCGATTGAAGAAGGAGAATTTAAACTGAAGGTGAAAAAGCAGTCTGATTCTCCGGCTCCGCAGCTGCAGTATCAAATGCCTGCACAACAACAAGCCGCACCCGCACAGCCGCAAGCTGCTGCACCTGCTTCCTCGCAAAGTGGTTCAGAATCAAAATCAGAAGAACAGCCTGACGGTGAAGTTGTTAAATCACCAATCGTTGGAACATTTTATGAAGCCCCCTCCCCCGATTCCGATGCATTCGTTAAAGTTGGCGACAGTATTGGCAAAGGCGATACCTTATGTATCATTGAGGCGATGAAAATTATGAATGAAATTGACGCCGAATTTTCGGGTACTATTCAGAAAATTTTGGTCAGCGATGGACAACCGGTTGAGTTTGATCAGCCGTTATTCATTATCAAAAAATCGTAA